The proteins below come from a single Diadema setosum chromosome 21, eeDiaSeto1, whole genome shotgun sequence genomic window:
- the LOC140244800 gene encoding 5-hydroxytryptamine receptor 2B-like: MATMQDPVSISSPVSPTSNYSAMVDANMIEGAVYGDHSWAVVLLLPIILCSVVGNLLVCVAISKDTKLQNLTNFFLFSMAMADLMVALLVMPFGLTKDLLGYWPLGHTMCNIWTTLDVFCCTSSILHMCMVSIDRYIAISDPLRHTRQPRTRCGITTKICMVWMCAACLSSPLCIMGFLQPATVLNDHLCAVTNIHFMIYGSVVAFFIPLCIVVVTYCLTTYTLYKKIQFCQGGSQGTGDSPTSPRKNQKTYPRFILHVIKRNGFERVSTRDVSCRQESISSNGELRTSCGSLESDHSDNSISRSLPSLELRRTLSRGGQYGMKHLNTEQRASKVLGLVFAAFVIGWTPFFVANMIVALCRDCHVTNRVFIVCTWIGWASSMVNPFIYTTFNKRFRQAFIKLLSCQEIQSQSTLNRSPTTANRQSTLDRSSAHGDSCRRGNKLWTLPEASIENSVI; this comes from the exons ATGGCAACCATGCAAGACCCTGTCTCAATTAGCAGTCCAGTCAGCCCTACGTCAAACTACAGTGCAATGGTCGATGCCAACATGATAGAGGGCGCTGTGTATGGTGATCACAGCTGGGCAGTGGTGCTGCTATTACCCATCATCCTTTGCTCCGTGGTGGGTAACCTCCTGGTGTGTGTGGCCATCAGCAAGGACACAAAGCTGCAGAACCTCACCAACTTCTTCCTCTTCTCAATGGCCATGGCAGACCTCATGGTGGCGCTGCTCGTCATGCCATTTGGCCTCACAAAGGATCTTCTTG GTTACTGGCCACTTGGTCACACGATGTGCAATATTTGGACCACACTGGACGTCTTCTGCTGTACATCCTCCATTCTTCACATGTGCATGGTGAGCATTGATAGGTACATTGCTATCAGTGATCCTCTACGCCACACCCGGCAACCACGCACCCGTTGTGGGATCACCACCAAGATCTGTATGGTGTGGATGTGTGCGGCTTGTCTGTCCAGCCCCCTGTGCATCATGGGATTCCTTCAACCCGCGACGGTCCTCAACGATCATCTCTGCGCCGTGACGAATATCCATTTCATGATTTACGGCTCCGTCGTAGCATTCTTCATCCCCCTCTGCATCGTTGTGGTAACATACTGTCTGACAACATACACGCTCTACAAGAAGATACAATTCTGCCAGGGAGGGAGTCAAGGGACGGGTGATAGTCCAACGTCTCCGCGAAAAAATCAGAAGACTTATCCACGCTTCATTCTGCATGTGATTAAACGGAATGGCTTTGAGCGCGTTTCCACCAGAGATGTGAGTTGCCGCCAAGAAAGCATCTCTAGTAATGGGGAGCTCCGAACATCTTGTGGCTCATTGGAGTCTGACCACAGTGATAACAGTATTTCACGGAGCCTGCCCTCTCTAGAGCTGCGCAGGACACTGTCTCGTGGAGGCCAGTACGGCATGAAGCACCTCAACACAGAGCAAAGAGCTAGCAAGGTCCTCGGACTCGTCTTTGCTGCTTTTGTCATCGGGTGGACGCCTTTCTTTGTGGCTAACATGATTGTAGCCCTCTGTAGAGACTGTCATGTCACAAACAGGGTTTTCATTGTGTGTACATGGATTGGCTGGGCTTCTAGTATGGTCAACCCATTCATCTACACCACATTCAACAAGAGGTTCCGACAAGCCTTCATTAAGCTGTTGTCTTGCCAGGAAATCCAATCCCAGTCGACGCTCAATCGCAGCCCAACAACGGCCAACAGGCAATCAACTCTCGACAGGTCATCTGCACATGGGGATTCTTGTCGCCGAGGTAACAAGCTATGGACATTGCCTGAGGCCTCAATAGAAAATTCTGTAATATAG